Proteins encoded in a region of the Streptomyces akebiae genome:
- the kdpF gene encoding K(+)-transporting ATPase subunit F → MTVENVVGLVVAVSLLGYLVLALIFPERF, encoded by the coding sequence GTGACCGTCGAGAACGTCGTCGGCCTGGTCGTGGCCGTCTCCCTGCTGGGCTATCTCGTCCTCGCCCTGATCTTCCCGGAGAGGTTCTGA
- the kdpA gene encoding potassium-transporting ATPase subunit KdpA, with amino-acid sequence MGPVLAGVLQLLALMGALALAYVPLGTYMARVYSSDQHWRVEKWVYKGIGADPDTEMRWPAYLRGVLAFSVVGVLFLYLLQRLQGVLPGSLGFASIDADQAFNTAASFVTNTNWQSYYGEQAMGHVVQVGGLAVQNFVSAAVGMAVAVALVRGFALPHSRLRSSGGTPIRSGELGNFWSDMVRGVTRILLPLAFVAAVVLVACGAIQNFSGIHEVGQFMGGSQQWNGGAVASTEAIKEVGTNGGGIFNANSAHPFENPTPFTNLFEIFLLLVIPFALTRTFGIMVGSVRQGHAILATMVTIWVGFVALMMWTEFAHHGPAFEIAGGAYEGKEVRFGVGGSSIFAVSTTLTSTGAVDSFHSSFTGLGGGITMLGMMLGEIAPGGTGSGLYGMLIMAIIAVFIAGLMVGRTPEYLGRKIGTREIKLAACYILVTPALVLVFTAAAMALPTPGHSMTNSGAHGFSEILYAYTSASNNNGSAFAGLNADTQWFNSTLGIAMLLGRFVPMVFVLALAGSLAEQRPVPVTAGTLRTEKPLFTGLLVGAILIITGLTYFPALALGPLAEGLAS; translated from the coding sequence ATGGGTCCTGTCCTCGCCGGCGTGCTCCAACTGCTGGCCCTCATGGGCGCGCTGGCGCTCGCCTACGTTCCCCTCGGCACCTACATGGCCCGGGTCTACTCCTCCGACCAGCACTGGCGCGTCGAGAAGTGGGTCTACAAGGGCATCGGCGCCGACCCCGACACGGAGATGCGCTGGCCCGCGTACCTGCGCGGCGTCCTCGCCTTCTCGGTCGTCGGCGTCCTCTTCCTCTACCTCCTCCAGCGGCTCCAGGGCGTCCTGCCCGGCTCGCTGGGCTTCGCCTCCATCGACGCGGACCAGGCGTTCAACACCGCCGCGTCGTTCGTGACCAACACCAACTGGCAGTCGTACTACGGCGAGCAGGCCATGGGCCATGTGGTGCAGGTCGGCGGGCTGGCCGTGCAGAACTTCGTCTCGGCCGCCGTGGGCATGGCGGTGGCGGTCGCGCTCGTACGTGGCTTCGCGCTCCCCCACTCTCGGCTTCGCTCGAGCGGGGGGACCCCCATCCGCTCCGGGGAACTGGGGAACTTCTGGTCGGACATGGTGCGCGGGGTGACCCGGATCCTGCTGCCGCTCGCGTTCGTCGCGGCGGTCGTGCTGGTGGCCTGCGGGGCGATCCAGAACTTCTCCGGCATCCACGAGGTCGGTCAGTTCATGGGCGGCTCGCAGCAGTGGAACGGCGGGGCCGTCGCCTCGACGGAGGCCATCAAGGAGGTCGGCACGAACGGCGGCGGCATCTTCAACGCCAACTCCGCCCACCCGTTCGAGAACCCGACCCCGTTCACCAACCTCTTCGAGATCTTCCTGCTGCTGGTGATCCCCTTCGCGCTGACCCGCACCTTCGGGATCATGGTCGGCAGCGTGAGGCAGGGGCACGCGATCCTCGCCACCATGGTCACCATCTGGGTCGGGTTCGTGGCACTGATGATGTGGACCGAGTTCGCCCACCACGGCCCGGCGTTCGAGATCGCGGGCGGCGCCTACGAGGGCAAGGAGGTCCGGTTCGGAGTCGGCGGCTCGTCGATCTTCGCCGTCTCGACCACACTCACCTCGACCGGCGCGGTGGACTCCTTCCACTCCTCCTTCACCGGCCTGGGCGGCGGCATCACCATGCTGGGCATGATGCTGGGCGAGATCGCGCCCGGCGGCACCGGCTCCGGTCTCTACGGCATGCTGATCATGGCGATCATCGCGGTGTTCATCGCCGGGCTGATGGTCGGCCGTACCCCCGAGTACCTGGGCAGGAAGATCGGCACCCGCGAGATCAAACTCGCCGCCTGCTACATCCTCGTCACCCCGGCTCTGGTGCTGGTGTTCACCGCCGCCGCGATGGCCCTCCCCACGCCCGGCCACTCGATGACCAACAGCGGCGCGCACGGATTCTCCGAGATCCTGTACGCCTACACCTCGGCCTCGAACAACAACGGCTCGGCCTTCGCCGGGCTGAACGCGGACACCCAGTGGTTCAACAGCACGCTCGGCATCGCGATGCTGCTCGGCCGGTTCGTGCCGATGGTGTTCGTGCTGGCGCTCGCCGGCTCGCTCGCCGAGCAACGGCCCGTGCCGGTCACGGCGGGCACCCTGCGCACCGAGAAGCCCCTGTTCACCGGGTTGTTGGTGGGCGCGATCCTGATCATCACCGGGCTGACGTACTTTCCGGCGCTCGCGCTGGGCCCGCTGGCCGAGGGGCTGGCGTCATGA
- a CDS encoding APC family permease, producing the protein MATTEHSPPSRLRTWMLQGLSDMGKARGHTGPHAEPESPHKGQRWWRVMCLTGVDYFSTLGYQPGIAALAAGLLSPVATIVLVIVTLAGALPVYRRVAEESPHGQGSISMLERLLTFWKGKLFVLTLLGFAATDFLITITLSAADASTHLVENPHLADALHDKQLLITLLLIALLGAVFLKGFLEAIGVAVALVGVYLALNVVVVVAGLWHVITEGHVVTDWAGALTAEHGNVFVMIGVALIVFPKLALGLSGFETGVAVMPHVQGDPGDTEENPRGRIRDTKKLLTAAAIIMSVFLICTSFITTLLIPEKEFEDGGDANGRALAYLAHDYLGNVFGTVYDISTIAILWFAGASAMAGLLNLMPRYLPRYGMAPHWARAVRPMVIVFTLVGFLVTWIFDADVDAQGGAYATGVLVLISSAAIAVTIAARKAGQRGWTIGFAVISAVFLYTTVLNVIERPDGVKIGACFIAGIMLVSFLSRLARAFELRVTGVELDGMAERFVRDMSHRRIRFIANEPDRRDAAEYRDKIDQIRQDNDLPEQEDFVFVEVTVTDPSEFEAGLAVRGEVLHNRYRVLTLESSSIPNSLAALLLHVRDSTGRTPHIYFEWTEGSPFANFLRFLLFGQGEVAPVTREVLREAEPDRARRPRVHTG; encoded by the coding sequence ATGGCCACCACCGAGCACTCTCCGCCGAGCCGTCTGCGGACGTGGATGCTTCAGGGTCTGTCCGACATGGGCAAGGCCCGTGGCCACACGGGACCGCACGCCGAACCGGAGTCCCCGCACAAGGGCCAACGCTGGTGGCGGGTGATGTGCCTGACCGGCGTCGACTACTTCTCCACCCTCGGCTACCAGCCCGGCATCGCCGCCCTCGCGGCCGGTCTCCTCTCTCCCGTGGCGACCATCGTGCTCGTGATCGTCACCTTGGCGGGAGCGCTCCCCGTCTACCGCCGGGTGGCCGAGGAGAGCCCCCACGGCCAGGGCTCGATCTCGATGCTGGAACGCCTGCTGACGTTCTGGAAGGGCAAGCTCTTCGTCCTGACCCTGCTGGGCTTCGCGGCGACGGACTTCCTGATCACGATCACCCTCTCCGCCGCCGACGCCTCCACCCACCTCGTGGAGAACCCGCACCTGGCCGACGCCCTGCACGACAAGCAGTTGCTGATCACGCTCCTCCTCATCGCCCTGCTCGGCGCGGTCTTCCTCAAGGGGTTCCTGGAGGCCATCGGCGTGGCGGTGGCCCTGGTGGGCGTCTATCTCGCGCTGAACGTCGTCGTGGTGGTCGCCGGCCTGTGGCACGTGATCACCGAGGGCCATGTCGTCACCGACTGGGCCGGCGCGCTGACCGCCGAGCACGGCAACGTCTTCGTCATGATCGGCGTGGCACTGATCGTCTTCCCCAAGCTCGCCCTCGGCCTGTCCGGCTTCGAGACCGGCGTGGCCGTCATGCCGCACGTGCAGGGCGACCCGGGCGACACCGAGGAGAACCCCCGGGGCCGGATCAGGGACACGAAGAAGCTGCTGACCGCCGCCGCGATCATCATGAGCGTCTTCCTGATCTGCACCAGCTTCATCACCACCCTCCTCATCCCGGAGAAGGAGTTCGAGGACGGCGGCGACGCCAACGGCCGCGCCCTCGCGTATCTCGCCCACGACTACCTGGGCAACGTCTTCGGCACCGTCTACGACATCTCCACCATCGCGATCCTGTGGTTCGCGGGCGCCTCCGCCATGGCGGGCCTGCTCAACCTGATGCCGCGCTATCTGCCCCGGTACGGCATGGCCCCGCACTGGGCCCGCGCCGTGCGCCCCATGGTCATCGTCTTCACCCTCGTCGGTTTCCTCGTCACCTGGATCTTCGACGCGGACGTCGACGCCCAGGGCGGTGCCTACGCCACCGGTGTGCTGGTGCTGATCAGTTCCGCCGCCATCGCGGTGACGATCGCCGCGCGCAAGGCCGGCCAACGGGGCTGGACCATCGGCTTCGCGGTGATCTCGGCGGTCTTCCTCTACACCACCGTCCTGAACGTCATCGAACGCCCCGACGGTGTGAAGATCGGCGCCTGCTTCATCGCGGGCATCATGCTGGTCTCCTTCCTCTCCCGCCTCGCCCGCGCCTTCGAGCTCCGGGTGACCGGCGTCGAACTGGACGGCATGGCGGAACGCTTCGTCCGGGACATGTCCCATCGCCGTATCCGCTTCATCGCCAACGAGCCGGACCGGCGCGACGCGGCCGAGTACCGCGACAAGATCGACCAGATCCGGCAGGACAACGACCTGCCGGAGCAGGAGGACTTCGTGTTCGTCGAGGTGACGGTCACCGACCCCTCCGAGTTCGAGGCGGGCCTGGCCGTGCGCGGAGAGGTCCTGCACAACCGCTACCGGGTCCTGACCCTGGAGTCCTCCTCCATCCCCAACTCGCTGGCCGCGCTCCTCCTCCACGTCCGCGACAGCACCGGCCGCACCCCGCACATCTACTTCGAGTGGACCGAGGGCAGCCCCTTCGCCAACTTCCTCCGCTTCCTCCTCTTCGGTCAGGGCG